TTTTACGCTCTGTCTGCCCTGCGGGGTCTGCCGCTTCTGATGGCCCTTTTGTATCTGCCGGAGTGCTGCCGCCAGCACCTTTGCCAGCGTCCGGCCCGTCAGTTTTGTAGCATTGACAGATAGGGCAACCGTCCGGCGTTCAATATCTTCCTGCATGAAATTCCTCCTTTCCTGCCAGATATGGCAATCGTATAGGCGGGAGGACTTCGGGCCAAGTTGGCCCGAAGTGTGTTACCTCTCTGCATTGACAGGGCGGGGGCGTTCTGTGGTGGGAGCGTCCTTTTGTGCCTGCGCGATTTTTTCATTGTGAGTAGCAAGAGCTTCCCGGATAGAGGGCTTTTTCTCTGCCGCCCGTTCTTCCAACCGTGCCAGCGTATTCAAAGATTTTTCTATATGGCTTTTTATACTGGAAAAATGGGAACGCTCCGCACGGAATGGAGCGGATATGACCGCCGCCAGCTTGCCGGGCTGTTTTACTTCCTGTGCCGCTTCTCTGCCAAGCATGACCCGACCCATGTTTTTCAAATGCCGCCCGGCTTGATGGTATTCGGTGCTGATGGCTTCGATTTTGGCAATAGCCTTATCGTCGTACTGAATATCCTTTGTGAGCATATCCCGCATGGCTTCTAAAGTGGGGCGCACCTTGAAGAACCGGGCTACGTTATCCAGCGCGGAAATGCCGGTTTCCTTAAAAGCGGTAACGGCGTTCTTACAACCGTCTATGACGCTTTGCTTTAGCTCCGCCAATTTATCCCGCAAGTCCAATACCTGCCCCTGCATAACAATGACCGCCTTTTGCAAAGCGGTCTTAACCGGGTGGTTCTGTTCCTGTGCTGTTCGGAGTTCCTGCCGCATGGCGGCAAGCTCCTTTACAGCGGCGTCAAGCTGTTTTTCCATTGCTCCGACATGATGCAGAACCGCAAGAAAATCCTTTGTGGACGGGGAATTGTTTTCCCGCAATATCGCCAAAAGCTCCTTAACGTGTTCATTTTCCAAAATCGGCTCGGCGGTAGTTTTCGTTTTTGCCATAGGCTTTAACCTCCTTTCACACTTCGGGCCAAGTTGGCCCGAAGTTGGTTATCGTTCCGCATTGGCGGGGTGGGGGCGCTCACGGGCGGCGGTGACGGTTTCGTTTATCATCTTCCCGTAGCTTTCCAGCGTTTTCTTGATGGATTTTTCCGGTTCGGGATAAGCAAAAATTCGGTATTCCTCCGGTAAATCGTCCCTGCCGCTGTAATACTCAGTGAAGCTGTCGCCTGTCCGTACCACATAGCCGCCATCGGTAAAACGCCCGTCGTCGTCCAAGTTCATATCCCGCCCATAGGCTTCATAATCAATATTGTTTTCCAAATGCTCCGGGATTTCCAGCGTACACATTTCCTCAACATAGTAGCGGCCTAAATCTTCCTCATTCTCAACCCCGGCGTAAAACTCAAAACAATCCAGATTTTGCGTAAGGTTAATTAGGGCGGGTACACTGTTGTACTCCCCGAAGTCCACGGCGGCAGAAAACTTTTCTAACTCCCATTCCTCCATATCGTCCAGCAGGGAAGCCAAGAAGTTCAACTCATCAATGCTTTCATATTCTCCTAAGCAGTCACGCAGACCGGGAATGTCGGTTTCATAATTAGTAATGAAAATTTCCTCATACCGCACACCGTCCACATGGATACGCTTCAAAAGAGCCTGCACTTCCTCGGTGGTGGCAGGGAGCTTTAAAGGCTCCCCGTCCAAATATCCCTCGTTATACCGTCCAAGATTGGTAACAAAGGCTTCAAGCATGGTCTTTTTCCTGCCCCTGTGTTTTCACGGTCAGAATCCCGTCCAGCGTGGTTGCCGTGATGTTCAGCCGCCCGGCAACGGCAATGTCGTTTTTCACGTCCTCGTCAATATCGCTTCCGCATACGACAAGTACATGGGCGCGGCGCAGGAGATCCCGGCTCATATCAATGCCGCTTTTATGTTCCTCCGGGATTGCGTCATTGAGAAAAAGCGGAAGATACAGGGTCGGGCAAACCGGGGAAAACCCGGCTTCATAGACTGCCCGGCAATACTGCGCCGCCTGTTTGGTATCCGTATCGTGATTGCCGCACCACGCGGCAGTAATGTATGCTAAAGGTCGTTTCATGATTTAAGCACCTCCGTTCTTGTTGCGCTGAATGTGTCAACCTATCCCCCCGCCCTTTCCACGCTTGGAAAGGGAGCAGCTCAAAGGAATATATATCCCCGTCGCTTGACTGCCTTAAAGCATAACCGGGAGAAATCCGTCAAGAGTGCGAAGCACCGCCTACGGCGGCAAGCTCTTGACCGATTTTCCCGGCTATGCTACCCAATAAGCGGCGACGGGGAATATATTTATCCTTAGAGCTTTGGGGCACGGGGCAAAGCCCCGCATATACCGACTTCGGGCCAACTTGACCCGAAGTGCTTATTTTTCCTGTTCGGCTTTCTTTTGAGGAGCCGAAACCTCTTTCAGCTTCGCCTTGTTTTCCTCCAGCAGTTTCATAATGGTATCCTTCATTTCGCGAGGTGTTTTCTCCTTGCCGAAATACTGGCTTAATTCCTGACTTGAAATAATCACTTTGTCTGCCTCCTTTTTTTCTTCTAACATGATTCCGTCAATCACATCGGGGTTTAACAACTTCTTTTGGTCAAGGTCACGCATACGCTGTGCCTGTGAGAGTGAGGGAGCCGACTGCTGGCCCTCAATGGCGATAGCGATATACCGCTGATTTTTGGGCTTGATGAACGCAAGCTCCACGGCGGGAGTGAACGCGATTTTCTTTTCGTCCACCATTTTTATAAGGTCGGGAACCAACTCATTGAGCTTAATATACCGCTGAACCTGCTTGACCGTCATTTTGTTGCGCTCTGCTACAACCTCATTGGAGCGTTGCCCGTTGCCGGTTCGCGCGCCCTGCCGCTTGATGGCTTCCAACTGCATTTGCAGGGCTTTGGCCCGTTCACTGGGCAGGATATTTTCACGCTGGTTGGTGTTGTCCTCTACCATCTGCGTGATGGCCTGTTCGTCCGTCATGTTGCGGATAATACAAGGCATATCCGCAAATCCGGCTAATTCGCTGGCCTTCTGGCGGCGGTGGCCTGATACGATTTCATAGCCGCCATCTTCACGGGGGCGCACAATGGCAGGCTGGGTAACGCCCTTGTCCTTAACGCTTTCCACCATAGCCGCCATTTCTTCATCATTACGAACCTGAAACGGGTGATCTTTGAAAGCGAAAAGCTCGGAAAGATTGAGATAAACAATCTGTTCCTGTTCGCCGGGGCGGGGTGCTTCCCTCGGTTCGGACGGCAGTTCCGGGGCAGGGGACGGCGTTTCCTGCTGTGCCTGTTCCGTAGCTTGCGGGGAATCAGAAGCCCCGCCGCCAATTTCTGCGGCTTGTTTCGGTTTATCCGGCTTTTCCGGTTTTACAGCCTTTGGGGCTTTTTCCTGTTTGGCAGGGCGAGTAGGCTTTTTGTCCGCTTTTTCAGTGGTTTTTTGTGAGCGAGATTTGGGCTTGCTGTTAGCCGTTTTCGGCTCGTTTTCCTTTCCCTTATCCATACCGGGTTTCTCTGGCTCTGCCTTTTTTTCGGTGTGTGCTGATTTTTCCATGTCCTTTTTTTCGGGGGCGGTCTGCTCCGCTTCCTTTACCGCCGCCTGTTTCCCGGAAACAATCTCATTGATTTTGTCAAAGGAAACCACCACATCACCGGGGGCGGGAATGTCAATGGGGGTAGGTACTTTCGGCCTGTCCTTATCAGATTCATGCAGGGCGGCTCCGTCCTCATGGGGAAGTGCCGCTGTTTCTTCGGCAGTCTTTTCCGGGGCAGGAGCTTTGCCGCCAATCTCCGGCATGGGTTTGGGAGTGCTTTTTTCTTCTGCTGCGGCTTCCTGTGCCGGGGCGGTTTTTACTTCGTCCGGTTTGTTTGGCTCATTTTTTGCCATGCGTTTTTCCTCCTTGTCTGTTTTATGGCATGAAAAAGGGGCTTGATTTTTTAGGTCAAGCCCCACAGGGATTTGTAATCCCCCCTTTCCACTTCGGGCCAAGTTGACCCGAAGTTCCGCTATCCAGATACAAAAATACCGCCTATCTTGTCCAATTAGGCGGTATCCTGTGTAATGTGATAGCTCATATTTTATTTTGGTATTCCCTTATCCCGCATAGAATAAGGGTTTTTGCAGTTTTCCTAATACGTTTGGCTCATATGTAGACACTGTAGGAAAAAATACAAAAAAGATAAAAGAATATATAGCAAATCAATTAAAAGAAGATCAAGCCAGCGAACAATTAGCATTTGATATGGACGACCCTTTTAAGGGTAACTAATGGAATAATGTACGCGGCAGATCGTTTTTACATCTTGAGATGTTGCTTTGGGAGCAGGGCTATGCCCGAAAAAGCAAAACCACTAGTTTTACTAGTGGATTTTTATTGTGAATAATAAAATGTTTGGTTATGTAAGAGTTTCAAGTAAAGAACAAAATATTGAGCGACAAATAAAAGAGATACAGGAATTAGGTATTAATGAAAGAGATATATTTATTGATAAGAGAAGTGGTAAGGACTTTAATAGGCATCAATATCAAGCATTAAAACAATGTTTACGTGAAGGGGATCTATTATACATTAAATAACTTGATAGATTCGGACGTAATTATAAAGAAATAATGCAGGAGTGGAATATTATCACTAAAGAAATTAGAGCAGATATAAAAGTATTGGATATGGATTTATTGGATACGACTAAAAATAAAGACTTACTTGGAAATTTCATAAGTGATTTAGTATTGCAGGTACTGAGTTTCGTAGCTGAAAATGAGCGTAAAAATATAAAACAGAGACAAGCAGAAGGAATAGCAATCCTTAAAGCTAAAAATGGAGGTAAAGGAATAGGTAGACCGGCAGCACAATATCCAAATAATTTTAAAGAGGTACATGATAAATGGAGAGCAGGAGATATTACTGCTGTGGTAGCTATGAAGGAATTAGGGTTAAAAAAGAATACGTTTTATAAACTAGTAAGAAAGTATTCAAAAGTCGATTGTAAGTAGATAGGACAATCTTTATAAATACATAAACGTTTATGAAAATAAAAAATTGCTTCCTATTATATATGTATTTAATTAAGCAATAAAATTATCAAGAGTTAAAAGAAAAAAGAATTGAAAAAAATCATAGACAAAAAGTAAATGTTATAAAAACTAGTAAAGATTTACGGATGAACTTACTATAATGTGGTTGTGGCAGTAGTTACCAATAATACAAATGGAGAAGAAATGAAAGAGTTGGTGAAATAACAAAAGGTTATGTATGCAGACATAGAATAATGGGTGGAAATATAGAGTACAGAGTTAAAAAAAGGCTTACCTTTAGGTGGTATCTGTGATATAAAGATAGTAAGCCACTGGTATCTGAAGTTAATGGCTAAAGATATAAATATAAGTTTAATACATATCATAGCTAATATTGAAATTTTCTGATAAAATAAAGCTATAAGAGAGGAATGATTACATGGAAAGATTAAAGCCTTTAAATGACTTCATCTTTAAGAAAACCTTTGGTGAAGATGAAACAAAGGATAACCTAATAGCATTACTTAATGCGATTTTAAGTAAAAAAGATATAGATAAATTAGTAACACTGGAAATAGTTGAAAATAAGCAGCTAACACCAGAACTTATAGAGGATAAGACGGGTATAATAGATGTCAGAGCTAAAATAGCAGATGGTACACAACTAGAAATAGAAGTACAATTAACCAACCAGCATAATATGGATAAAAGAACCTTATGGTATTGGGGAGAAATATATTCAAATGGCATTAAAAAGGGAGAAGATTACAAAAAGCTTGCAAAGGTAATAACTATAAACATACTTGACTTTGAATATATTAAAATACCAGATAAATTCCATACAACATTCCACTTATGGGAAGATGAAGTTAAAGACTATATGCTAACAGATGTAATAGAGGTTCATTTCATAGAAGTTGAAAAATTTAAGAAGCTAGAAAATAAAAATCTAAAGGAAGATAAGCTTCAAAGGTGGCTATCATTCTTTAGAGAAGATATAAATAAAGAAGAATTAGAGGAGTTGATGGATATGGATGCAGATATCAGGAAAGCAGAAGAAAAAATAAAATATCTAAGTAGTGATCCAGAAACATTAGCACTTTACA
This window of the Clostridium kluyveri DSM 555 genome carries:
- a CDS encoding DUF6674 family protein translates to MAKTKTTAEPILENEHVKELLAILRENNSPSTKDFLAVLHHVGAMEKQLDAAVKELAAMRQELRTAQEQNHPVKTALQKAVIVMQGQVLDLRDKLAELKQSVIDGCKNAVTAFKETGISALDNVARFFKVRPTLEAMRDMLTKDIQYDDKAIAKIEAISTEYHQAGRHLKNMGRVMLGREAAQEVKQPGKLAAVISAPFRAERSHFSSIKSHIEKSLNTLARLEERAAEKKPSIREALATHNEKIAQAQKDAPTTERPRPVNAER
- a CDS encoding antirestriction protein ArdA, with amino-acid sequence MLEAFVTNLGRYNEGYLDGEPLKLPATTEEVQALLKRIHVDGVRYEEIFITNYETDIPGLRDCLGEYESIDELNFLASLLDDMEEWELEKFSAAVDFGEYNSVPALINLTQNLDCFEFYAGVENEEDLGRYYVEEMCTLEIPEHLENNIDYEAYGRDMNLDDDGRFTDGGYVVRTGDSFTEYYSGRDDLPEEYRIFAYPEPEKSIKKTLESYGKMINETVTAARERPHPANAER
- a CDS encoding ParB/RepB/Spo0J family partition protein is translated as MAKNEPNKPDEVKTAPAQEAAAEEKSTPKPMPEIGGKAPAPEKTAEETAALPHEDGAALHESDKDRPKVPTPIDIPAPGDVVVSFDKINEIVSGKQAAVKEAEQTAPEKKDMEKSAHTEKKAEPEKPGMDKGKENEPKTANSKPKSRSQKTTEKADKKPTRPAKQEKAPKAVKPEKPDKPKQAAEIGGGASDSPQATEQAQQETPSPAPELPSEPREAPRPGEQEQIVYLNLSELFAFKDHPFQVRNDEEMAAMVESVKDKGVTQPAIVRPREDGGYEIVSGHRRQKASELAGFADMPCIIRNMTDEQAITQMVEDNTNQRENILPSERAKALQMQLEAIKRQGARTGNGQRSNEVVAERNKMTVKQVQRYIKLNELVPDLIKMVDEKKIAFTPAVELAFIKPKNQRYIAIAIEGQQSAPSLSQAQRMRDLDQKKLLNPDVIDGIMLEEKKEADKVIISSQELSQYFGKEKTPREMKDTIMKLLEENKAKLKEVSAPQKKAEQEK
- a CDS encoding Rpn family recombination-promoting nuclease/putative transposase; translated protein: MERLKPLNDFIFKKTFGEDETKDNLIALLNAILSKKDIDKLVTLEIVENKQLTPELIEDKTGIIDVRAKIADGTQLEIEVQLTNQHNMDKRTLWYWGEIYSNGIKKGEDYKKLAKVITINILDFEYIKIPDKFHTTFHLWEDEVKDYMLTDVIEVHFIEVEKFKKLENKNLKEDKLQRWLSFFREDINKEELEELMDMDADIRKAEEKIKYLSSDPETLALYKARERSLHERANMISSAKEEGREEGREEGREEGANEKAIKLAKNFLKMGLTVKQVAEGSELPLEKVIELKKQMSN